From the Cucurbita pepo subsp. pepo cultivar mu-cu-16 chromosome LG05, ASM280686v2, whole genome shotgun sequence genome, one window contains:
- the LOC111794466 gene encoding uncharacterized protein LOC111794466: MVELVSMVVLPTRLDNVIATRPNFHFSSHVSGICRFPFPTSAIVPYVKESVPRLCPQASLRASTSFSKNSVGKESSSVLVSSIEPIPKIDKSGRFCSPRAARELALSIIYASCLEGSDPVRLFEKRLNARLEPGYEFDKTSLMEYNHMSFGGPPVTVETAEEADELLRKDEKDSAIEAEVLAAPPKVVYSKLILRFTRKLLVAVVDRWDSHVLKIDKVIPSTWKDKPAGRILELSILHLAMSEITVVGTRHQIVINEAVDLAKRFCDGAAPRIINGCLRTFVKDIQETDSTHARVKEVVST; the protein is encoded by the exons ATGGTGGAACTTGTATCAATGGTGGTTTTGCCCACAAGACTGGATAATGTTATTGCTACCAG gcctaattttcatttctcctCCCACGTTTCTGGAATATGCCGTTTCCCATTCCCCACTAGTGCAATTGTTCCCTATGTAAAAGAATCCGTGCCACGCCTCTGCCCTCAAGCCTCGCTTCGCGCTTCTACTTCTTTCTCCAAAAATTCTGTTGGTAAAGAAAGCAGTTCTGTTTTAGTTTCTTCCATTGAACCAATACCAAAGATTGACAAGAGTGGGAGATTTTGTAGCCCCAGAGCTGCTAGAGAGCTTGCTTT GTCAATTATTTATGCATCTTGTTTAGAAGGCTCTGATCCAGTTCGACTCTTTGAGAAGCGGTTGAATGCTCGTCTAG AACCGGGATATGAATTTGACAAGACATCATTGATGGAATACAATCATATGAGCTTTGGTGGGCCGCCAGTTACTGTGGAAACAGCTGAAGAAGCAGATGAGCTTCTACGTAAGGATGAAAAGGATTCTGCAATCG AGGCAGAAGTCCTTGCGGCCCCTCCAAAGGTTGTCTACAGCAAACTGATCTTACG GTTTACACGAAAACTTTTGGTTGCAGTTGTGGACAGATGGGACAGTCACgtgcttaaaattgataaaGTCATTCCTTCAACTTGGAAG GACAAGCCAGCAGGACGGATTCTGGAACTTTCTATTCTTCACCTGGCTATGTCTGAAATAACGGTGGTTGGAACAAGGCATCAGATTGTGATTAACGAG GCCGTCGATCTTGCAAAACGATTCTGCGACGGAGCAGCACCTCGAATTATTAACGGGTGCCTTAGGACCTTTGTGAAGGACATCCAAGAAACTGATTCTACTCATGCTCGTGTGAAGGAAGTAGTCAGTACATGA
- the LOC111795048 gene encoding subtilisin-like protease SBT3.18, whose protein sequence is MFPNYFCLFLSLFLLHLTSISSHVYIVYLGHTRLEDATLTSESHLRLLSKVFSSPCSEEDGKRAMLYSYKRSFSGFSAKLNASQAMTLSKMEGVISIFKSKTMELHTTRSWDFLGLPIPSYSGSRTFDTPRSSKLADGDDVVVGIFDSGIWPESESFEDDRWMSPVPCSWKGKCVKAYRFNPSLACNRKLIGARYYLKGFEAEYGGLNTSGNPEFESPRDFLGHGTHTASTAVGGIVEDVSFTGSSLGKGIARGGAPRARLAVYKVCWGKDYEGKCTDADVMAAFDDALCDGVDVISASFGGSPPLAPFFESSSAIGSFHGMQKGVSVVFSAGNDGPYRSLVQNVSPWSICVAASTMDRTFPTQILIQNRISIMGESLITTNIINAKLANAINYFIDGVCERRSIRKGRKSGAGKVVVCFSTVGPVSMGDAQEALDAINASALIFGAPPTLQLPDLDLLPTVRIDITHATQIRNFLAELPRLPVVEIRAARSVIGKSVAPSVAYFSSRGPSSLSPDILKPDISAPGVNILAAWPPETAPTVRPTSTEGESQRQVKWNFQSGTSMSCPHISGVVALIKSLHPSWSPAAIRSALITTATKRDSTRNTILAGGSTKPSDPFDIGGGQVNPLKAVNPGLVYDMTANDYIIFLCNIGYTEQQIRMIVNPSPQTLVCCPPFLSTSIANLNYPSITLANLKSTTTIKRTVRNVAENKNAIYFLKLNPPNGVQVLVWPRILLFSWFRQHVSYYITITPLKKARGRYDFGEIEWSDGFHRVTSPLVVRVSSAS, encoded by the exons ATGTTCCCTAATTATTTTTGcctcttcctttctctctttcttcttcacttaACATCAATCTCTTCACAT GTGTATATAGTGTATTTAGGGCACACCCGTCTCGAGGATGCAACTTTGACCTCCGAATCTCATCTTCGTTTGCTCTCTAAAGTATTTTCAAG TCCATGCAGTGAAGAAGATGGTAAACGAGCCATGTTGTATAGCTACAAACGTAGCTTTTCTGGGTTCTCCGCGAAGCTTAATGCAAGCCAAGCAATGACGTTATCGA AGATGGAAGGAGTGATATCCATATTCAAGAGTAAAACTATGGAGCTCCACACAACAAGAAGTTGGGACTTCTTGGGGCTTCCCATTCCTTCGTATAGCGGTAGTAGGACGTTTGATACACCACGTTCGAGTAAGCTGGCCGATGGCGACGACGTTGTTGTTGGCATCTTCGATTCAG GCATATGGCCTGAATCGGAAAGTTTCGAGGATGATCGGTGGATGTCCCCGGTTCCATGCAGCTGGAAGGGCAAATGCGTGAAAGCGTATAGATTCAACCCTTCATTAGCTTGCAATCGCAAGCTAATTGGCGCTCGTTACTATCTCAAAGGTTTCGAGGCCGAATACGGAGGACTCAACACAAGCGGGAACCCTGAGTTTGAATCGCCTCGAGACTTTTTGGGGCACGGAACTCATACAGCTTCAACGGCCGTGGGTGGAATTGTAGAGGACGTGAGCTTCACGGGGTCGTCACTCGGCAAAGGCATTGCTCGAGGAGGAGCGCCAAGAGCTAGGCTGGCTGTGTACAAGGTGTGCTGGGGAAAGGACTACGAAGGGAAGTGCACGGACGCAGACGTGATGGCTGCGTTTGACGACGCTTTATGCGACGGAGTCGACGTTATCTCGGCGTCGTTCGGAGGGTCGCCGCCGTTGGCTCCATTTTTTGAGTCTAGTAGTGCGATTGGGTCGTTCCATGGCATGCAGAAGGGAGTGAGTGTTGTGTTCTCAGCTGGTAACGATGGACCTTATCGTTCACTCGTTCAAAATGTGTCTCCGTGGAGCATTTGTGTTGCTGCTTCAACTATGGATCGAACCTTTCCCACTCAAATACTCATCCAAAACAGGATCTCTATTATG GGTGAGAGCTTGATCACTACAAACATAATTAACGCAAAACTAGCGAATGCGATCAACTATTTTATAGACGG AGTTTGCGAGCGGCGAAGTATAAGGAAAGGTAGGAAATCGGGGGCAGGGAAAGTGGTGGTTTGTTTCTCCACGGTAGGCCCAGTTTCGATGGGGGATGCACAAGAAGCTCTGGACGCCATCAATGCCTCGGCTTTGATATTTGGTGCCCCGCCCACGCTGCAGCTCCCTGACCTTGATCTCCTCCCCACCGTTCGAATTGACATTACTCACGCAACTCAAATTAGAAACTTTCTTGCTGAACTGCCCAG GCTGCCAGTAGTAGAGATCAGGGCTGCAAGAAGCGTGATTGGGAAGTCGGTGGCTCCGAGTGTGGCATACTTCTCGTCTAGAGGACCGAGCTCACTTTCGCCTGACATTCTTAAG CCAGACATAAGTGCCCCAGGAGTGAACATATTGGCGGCATGGCCTCCAGAAACTGCTCCAACAGTGCGGCCAACATCGACAGAAGGAGAAAGCCAAAGGCAAGTCAAATGGAATTTCCAATCAGGGACTTCAATGTCATGCCCTCACATCTCTGGAGTCGTTGCCCTCATCAAATCTCTGCATCCAAGCTGGTCTCCTGCAGCCATTAGATCTGCCCTCATCACCACAG CCACCAAGAGAGACTCCACTCGCAACACCATCCTAGCAGGTGGATCCACGAAACCATCCGATCCATTCGACATTGGAGGTGGCCAAGTGAACCCATTGAAGGCAGTAAATCCAGGACTAGTGTACGACATGACAGCCAATGattacattatttttctctGCAATATTGGGTACACAGAGCAGCAAATCAGGATGATTGTGAACCCTTCTCCACAAACACTTGTTTGTTGTCCACCATTTCTATCCACCTCCATTGCCAATCTCAATTACCCTTCCATTACACTTGCAAACCTCAAATCCACAACCACAATCAAAAGGACTGTTCGTAATGTagcagaaaacaaaaatgccaTCTACTTTCTTAAGCTGAATCCTCCCAATGGAGTGCAAGTATTGGTATGGCCTCggattcttcttttctcttggtTTAGGCAGCACGTTTCTTACTACATCACCATAACCCCGCTCAAGAAAGCTCGTGGGAGGTATGATTTTGGGGAGATTGAATGGTCAGATGGGTTCCATAGGGTCACAAGTCCTCTGGTTGTTCGTGTTAGCAGCGCTAGCTAG